From Variovorax sp. J2L1-78, the proteins below share one genomic window:
- a CDS encoding antibiotic biosynthesis monooxygenase, producing the protein MTADTPTPTTDDREPSLRNATLSDVTARRLPRPESITAVIRHHVRPDAAAAYEQWLQRIVPIAERFPGHRGVHVIHPPAGSTLYTVTIRFDSLLHADDWFQSAARHALLDEVLPMLDSDEEVKTVTGLEFWFHPGPGQKPARRYKQFLLTLCVIFPLTLFVPRGVQWLAGWVPALHDTYLSHFATSAIVVALMTYVLMPRITRHVAGWLYR; encoded by the coding sequence ATGACCGCCGACACCCCCACGCCCACCACCGATGATCGCGAGCCCTCGCTGCGCAACGCCACGCTGTCCGACGTGACGGCCCGCCGCCTGCCGCGCCCCGAGAGCATCACCGCCGTGATCCGGCACCACGTGCGGCCCGACGCGGCCGCGGCCTACGAGCAATGGCTCCAGCGCATCGTGCCGATCGCCGAGCGCTTCCCGGGTCACCGTGGCGTGCACGTCATCCATCCGCCGGCGGGCTCCACGCTCTACACCGTCACGATCCGCTTCGACTCGCTGCTGCACGCCGACGACTGGTTCCAGTCGGCCGCGCGGCATGCGCTGCTCGACGAGGTGCTGCCGATGCTCGACAGCGACGAAGAAGTCAAGACGGTGACCGGCCTCGAGTTCTGGTTCCACCCCGGGCCGGGCCAGAAACCGGCACGGCGCTACAAGCAGTTCCTGCTCACGCTCTGCGTCATCTTTCCGCTCACGCTGTTCGTGCCGCGGGGCGTGCAATGGCTCGCCGGCTGGGTGCCGGCGCTGCACGACACCTACCTCTCCCACTTCGCCACCTCGGCCATCGTCGTGGCGTTGATGACCTATGTGCTGATGCCTCGCATCACGCGGCACGTGGCCGGCTGGCTCTATCGCTGA
- a CDS encoding citrate synthase family protein: MASWISMDEVCRLLDVRPQTVYAYVSRGKLEVMPDPADTRRSLYRADDVAGLTRRKKAGRKHETLAANTLFGSEPSIPTALCSFYRGRPYYRGQDAVSLARTATLEEAAQLLWGAAQPVDFSSAGAATSARAGTSGRSAAFTALARLSADGHSTRGRLTRVLHQEGQALVGQLATAFGAQPGRQPLHLRFAQGWKQPPAVAELLRMAMVLLADHELTSSAFVARIAASTGASLPACLLAGLTTLSGPLHGDASGRVQALFSEVERLGDDKVVAHYLSTGSPLAGFGHHLYPDGDPRAAALLALFEPPKVIARFIAKVTALTGLQPNIDVALAALVAHHRLPVDAAFGLFATARSVGLLAHSLEQLGVAQVIRPRGRYVGPMPDVHGAASAEASARSPVSDRASRPRAA, encoded by the coding sequence ATGGCTTCCTGGATTTCGATGGACGAGGTGTGCCGCCTTCTCGATGTGCGGCCCCAGACGGTGTATGCCTATGTGAGCCGCGGCAAGCTGGAGGTCATGCCCGACCCGGCCGACACGCGGCGCAGCCTGTACCGTGCCGACGACGTCGCCGGCCTCACCAGGCGCAAGAAGGCGGGCCGCAAGCACGAGACCCTGGCGGCCAACACGCTGTTCGGCTCGGAGCCGAGCATCCCCACGGCCCTGTGTTCGTTCTATCGCGGGCGCCCGTACTACCGTGGGCAGGACGCCGTGAGCCTCGCCCGCACGGCGACGCTGGAAGAGGCCGCACAGCTGCTGTGGGGCGCCGCGCAGCCGGTCGACTTTTCATCGGCCGGGGCGGCCACCTCGGCGCGCGCGGGCACGTCCGGCCGCAGTGCGGCCTTCACGGCGCTGGCCAGGCTGTCGGCCGACGGGCACTCGACCCGCGGACGTCTCACGCGCGTGCTGCACCAGGAGGGCCAGGCGCTGGTCGGCCAGTTGGCCACGGCCTTCGGCGCCCAGCCGGGTCGCCAGCCCTTGCACCTGCGCTTCGCCCAAGGCTGGAAGCAGCCGCCCGCGGTGGCCGAGTTGCTGCGCATGGCGATGGTGCTGCTGGCCGATCACGAGCTGACGAGTTCGGCCTTCGTCGCGCGCATCGCGGCGTCGACCGGCGCCTCGTTGCCGGCGTGCCTCCTGGCGGGGTTGACCACGCTCTCGGGCCCCTTGCATGGCGATGCCTCGGGCCGCGTGCAGGCCTTGTTCAGCGAAGTGGAGCGCCTGGGGGACGACAAGGTGGTGGCGCACTACCTGTCGACCGGTTCGCCCTTGGCGGGTTTCGGCCATCACCTCTATCCCGACGGCGACCCGCGCGCCGCCGCGCTGCTGGCGCTGTTCGAGCCGCCCAAGGTCATCGCGCGCTTCATCGCCAAGGTGACGGCGCTGACCGGCTTGCAGCCCAACATCGACGTGGCGCTGGCGGCCCTGGTGGCGCACCATCGCCTGCCCGTGGACGCGGCCTTCGGCCTGTTCGCCACCGCGCGCAGCGTGGGTCTGCTGGCGCACAGCCTGGAGCAACTGGGCGTGGCCCAGGTGATTCGTCCCCGCGGGCGCTACGTGGGGCCGATGCCCGATGTGCACGGCGCGGCCTCTGCCGAAGCGAGCGCCCGGTCCCCTGTCAGCGATAGAGCCAGCCGGCCACGTGCCGCGTGA
- a CDS encoding 2-hydroxyacid dehydrogenase: MKPRVLQLNPILIPAINDTLASLYTVHKYFEMAERDAWLREHGASIDAVITGGHTGISQAMLAQLPALKVVAVNGVGTDAVDLAYCRERGLPVTATLGALTEDVADLAIGLLIAACRNLCAGDRFVRDGQWPLHPQPNAIPLARRFSGMRVGIVGMGRVGRAVATRAAAFGCPIRYTDLRRMDDVPHGFVPTLVDLARESDALVLCAAADKAEGIVDAAVLEALGPRGFLVNVARGRLVNEADLTDALVARRIAGAGLDVFVDEPHVPLALRRSEHATLQAHRASATWETRTAMGRMVLESIAQALAGERPAMSLTT, from the coding sequence ATGAAGCCCCGCGTCCTGCAACTCAACCCGATCCTGATCCCGGCGATCAACGACACGCTCGCTTCGCTCTATACCGTCCACAAGTACTTCGAGATGGCCGAGCGCGACGCCTGGCTGCGCGAACACGGCGCGTCCATCGATGCGGTCATCACCGGCGGCCACACCGGCATCTCGCAGGCGATGCTGGCGCAACTGCCGGCGCTCAAGGTCGTGGCCGTCAACGGCGTCGGCACCGACGCGGTCGACCTGGCGTACTGCCGCGAACGCGGCCTGCCCGTGACCGCCACGCTGGGCGCGCTGACCGAAGACGTGGCCGACCTGGCCATCGGCCTGCTGATCGCGGCCTGCCGCAACCTGTGCGCCGGCGACCGCTTCGTGCGCGACGGCCAGTGGCCGCTTCATCCGCAGCCCAACGCCATCCCGCTGGCGCGCCGCTTCAGCGGCATGCGCGTGGGCATCGTCGGCATGGGCCGCGTGGGGCGCGCCGTCGCGACGCGCGCCGCCGCCTTCGGCTGCCCGATCCGCTACACCGACCTGCGCCGGATGGACGACGTCCCGCACGGCTTCGTGCCAACCCTCGTCGATCTGGCGCGCGAATCCGACGCACTGGTGCTGTGCGCCGCCGCCGACAAGGCCGAAGGCATCGTCGACGCGGCCGTGCTCGAGGCGCTCGGCCCGCGCGGCTTCCTGGTCAACGTGGCCCGCGGCCGCCTGGTCAACGAGGCCGATCTGACCGACGCCCTCGTCGCCCGCCGCATCGCCGGGGCGGGGCTCGACGTGTTCGTCGACGAGCCCCACGTTCCGTTGGCGCTGCGCCGGTCCGAGCACGCGACGCTCCAGGCCCACCGCGCCAGCGCCACCTGGGAGACCCGCACCGCGATGGGCCGGATGGTGCTCGAGAGCATCGCCCAGGCGCTGGCCGGCGAGCGCCCGGCGATGAGCCTGACGACCTGA
- a CDS encoding fumarylacetoacetate hydrolase family protein, which produces MTDFVFPPRAPTTLAVAGSTARFPVGRVFCIGRNYRWRADEAPPQDMPAWFMKPADAVVPAQGLLPYPPGTADFCHEIELVVAIGRGGRDIDPALVESHHLWGYAAGLDLTRRDLQQQAKRAGGPWEPAKAFDHSAPCTPLMPAPLCGHPRHGAVWLAVNGVERQRADVDDLLWSVPELVAMLSRSVALAPGDLIFTGTPAGVGALQPGDVVSGGVAGIGAFTMTVGRAPGQPFQEGDTL; this is translated from the coding sequence ATGACGGACTTCGTCTTTCCTCCGCGCGCACCGACCACCCTGGCCGTGGCCGGCAGCACGGCGCGCTTTCCCGTGGGCCGCGTGTTCTGCATCGGCCGCAACTACCGGTGGCGCGCCGACGAAGCGCCACCGCAGGACATGCCGGCCTGGTTCATGAAACCCGCGGACGCCGTGGTGCCTGCGCAGGGCTTGCTGCCCTACCCGCCGGGCACCGCCGACTTCTGCCACGAGATCGAACTGGTCGTGGCCATCGGCCGTGGCGGTCGGGACATCGACCCGGCGCTGGTGGAATCGCATCACCTCTGGGGCTACGCCGCGGGGCTGGACCTCACGCGGCGCGACCTGCAGCAGCAGGCCAAGCGCGCCGGCGGCCCCTGGGAGCCGGCGAAGGCCTTCGACCATTCGGCGCCCTGCACGCCCCTGATGCCGGCGCCACTGTGCGGTCACCCGCGGCACGGCGCCGTGTGGCTCGCGGTGAACGGCGTCGAACGGCAACGCGCCGACGTGGACGACCTGCTGTGGTCGGTGCCCGAGCTGGTGGCGATGCTGTCGCGCTCCGTCGCGCTGGCACCGGGCGACCTGATTTTCACCGGCACGCCCGCTGGCGTGGGTGCGCTGCAGCCGGGCGACGTCGTCAGCGGCGGCGTCGCAGGCATCGGCGCGTTCACGATGACCGTCGGCCGGGCACCCGGCCAACCATTTCAAGAAGGAGACACCCTTTGA
- a CDS encoding SDR family oxidoreductase, which translates to MNASTPPKIALVTGAGSGIGRTAALGLLDDGWAVVLAGRRAEPLQALAAEAETRGQTAMAVPTDVTDPDSVQALFTAIERTFGRLDLLFNNAGVNAPAVPMDELPLDTWFRVIDTNVTGVFLCARAAFGLMRRQSPQGGRIINNGSVSAHTPRPFTAPYTASKHAVLGLTKALALDGRAFNIVASQIDIGNALTELSERMTRGVLQANGTTAPEPMMDARHVADAVRHIAAMPLSANVLTMTVMASAMPYVGRG; encoded by the coding sequence TTGAACGCAAGTACCCCCCCGAAGATCGCGCTGGTCACCGGCGCAGGCAGCGGCATCGGCCGCACCGCGGCGCTCGGCCTGCTGGACGACGGCTGGGCCGTCGTGCTGGCCGGACGCCGCGCCGAGCCCCTGCAGGCGCTCGCGGCCGAGGCCGAAACACGCGGCCAGACCGCCATGGCCGTGCCCACCGACGTGACCGACCCCGACAGCGTGCAGGCGCTGTTCACCGCCATCGAACGCACCTTCGGCCGGCTCGACCTGCTGTTCAACAACGCGGGCGTCAATGCCCCCGCGGTGCCGATGGACGAGCTGCCGCTGGACACCTGGTTCCGCGTGATCGACACCAACGTGACCGGCGTGTTCCTCTGCGCACGCGCGGCCTTCGGGCTGATGCGCCGCCAGTCCCCGCAGGGCGGACGCATCATCAACAACGGCTCGGTGTCGGCACACACGCCGCGCCCCTTCACCGCGCCCTACACCGCCAGCAAGCACGCCGTCCTGGGCCTGACCAAGGCGCTGGCGCTGGACGGCCGCGCCTTCAACATCGTGGCCAGCCAGATCGACATCGGCAATGCGCTGACCGAGCTGTCCGAACGCATGACGCGCGGCGTGCTGCAAGCCAACGGCACGACCGCGCCCGAACCCATGATGGACGCGCGCCACGTGGCCGACGCGGTGCGCCACATCGCCGCGATGCCCCTCAGCGCCAACGTGCTGACCATGACGGTGATGGCCAGTGCCATGCCCTACGTCGGTCGCGGCTGA
- a CDS encoding Bug family tripartite tricarboxylate transporter substrate binding protein encodes MKLTTLFKALAISASLALLPHAASAQAYPTRAIKIIVPAPPGGAIDTLARVVGDKLAIAMGQPVVVDNRPGASNNLGTDILAKSVPDGYTIGIVGGSHNINKYLFKNLGWDPETSFEPIVYTHEVPLVFAIYPQIPAKTLPEFVAWMKANPDQAKVATSGRGSAQEMAAEMFRMASGAPMLLVPYKGSSAAHPDLLAGRTALYIDTISAIQSQAKAGNVRAIAVSTRKRASSMPDVPTADEQGLKGYDANTNGGFLAPAGTPKAIIAKLNAEINAALKLPDVRTKLEAAGIEIQGGTPQQYAALIKSDLAKWGKVVKEAGIAAE; translated from the coding sequence ATGAAACTCACCACCCTGTTCAAGGCCCTCGCCATCTCGGCCTCCCTGGCCCTGCTGCCGCACGCGGCGTCGGCCCAGGCCTACCCGACGCGCGCCATCAAGATCATCGTGCCCGCGCCGCCGGGCGGCGCCATCGACACGCTGGCCCGCGTGGTCGGCGACAAGCTCGCCATCGCGATGGGCCAGCCGGTGGTCGTCGACAACCGCCCCGGCGCCTCCAACAACCTGGGCACCGACATCCTCGCCAAATCGGTGCCCGATGGCTACACGATCGGCATCGTGGGCGGCAGCCACAACATCAACAAGTACCTGTTCAAGAACCTGGGCTGGGACCCGGAGACGAGCTTCGAGCCCATCGTCTACACCCACGAGGTCCCGCTGGTGTTCGCCATCTATCCGCAGATTCCCGCCAAGACGCTGCCCGAATTCGTGGCCTGGATGAAGGCCAATCCGGACCAGGCCAAGGTCGCCACCTCGGGCCGCGGCAGTGCCCAGGAAATGGCGGCCGAGATGTTCCGCATGGCGAGCGGCGCCCCGATGCTGCTGGTGCCCTACAAAGGCTCCTCCGCCGCGCACCCCGACCTGCTGGCCGGGCGCACCGCGCTCTACATCGACACGATCAGTGCCATTCAGTCGCAGGCCAAGGCCGGCAACGTGCGCGCCATCGCCGTGTCGACGCGCAAGCGGGCATCGTCGATGCCGGACGTGCCGACCGCGGACGAACAGGGCTTGAAGGGCTACGACGCCAACACGAACGGCGGCTTCCTGGCGCCGGCCGGCACGCCCAAGGCGATCATCGCCAAGCTCAATGCCGAGATCAACGCGGCCCTGAAGCTGCCCGACGTGCGGACCAAGCTGGAAGCCGCCGGCATCGAGATCCAGGGCGGCACGCCGCAGCAGTACGCGGCCCTGATCAAGTCCGACCTCGCCAAGTGGGGTAAGGTCGTCAAGGAGGCCGGCATCGCGGCGGAGTGA
- a CDS encoding Bug family tripartite tricarboxylate transporter substrate binding protein: MRHLPVRAAICATLSLGLAAASLPAAAAYPDKPIKVVIGFPAGGPLDQHARLLTDKLQAVLGQPLIVDYKPGAGGSVGADAVAKSPADGYTLMLANTGVAVINGALYSKLPYNTQRDFVPIARTAMQPLALLVTPKLPVQNLRQFVDYAKARPGQVNYGSAGNGGISHLVPEMFKTATGLFMVHIPYRGSAPAFTDLMGGQVQFMAESIPQAANYHKQGKVRALAVTSRERNPALPDVPTVIESGIKGFEVVGFYGFLAPKDTPKDVVAKLSDAFRQVLTSADVRERMVSQGADPAFLGSEEFARFLATETPRWEQAVKASGARMD; encoded by the coding sequence ATGCGCCACCTTCCCGTTCGCGCCGCGATCTGCGCGACGCTGTCCCTCGGCCTCGCCGCCGCATCGCTGCCCGCCGCGGCGGCCTACCCCGACAAGCCGATCAAGGTCGTGATCGGCTTCCCGGCCGGCGGCCCGCTCGACCAGCACGCGCGCCTTCTGACCGACAAGCTGCAGGCGGTGCTCGGCCAGCCGCTGATCGTCGATTACAAGCCGGGCGCGGGCGGCTCGGTCGGGGCCGACGCGGTCGCCAAGAGCCCCGCCGACGGCTACACGCTCATGCTGGCCAACACCGGTGTGGCCGTCATCAACGGCGCGCTCTACAGCAAGCTGCCCTACAACACGCAGCGCGACTTCGTGCCGATCGCACGCACGGCGATGCAGCCGCTGGCGCTGCTCGTCACGCCCAAGCTACCGGTGCAGAACCTGCGCCAGTTCGTCGACTACGCCAAGGCGCGCCCGGGCCAGGTCAACTACGGCTCGGCCGGCAACGGCGGCATCAGCCACCTGGTGCCCGAGATGTTCAAGACCGCCACCGGGCTCTTCATGGTCCACATCCCCTACCGCGGCAGCGCGCCGGCGTTCACCGACCTGATGGGCGGCCAGGTGCAGTTCATGGCCGAGTCGATTCCGCAGGCGGCCAACTACCACAAGCAGGGCAAGGTGCGCGCGCTGGCCGTGACCAGCCGCGAACGCAACCCCGCCCTGCCCGACGTGCCGACCGTCATCGAGTCGGGCATCAAGGGCTTCGAGGTGGTCGGCTTCTACGGTTTCCTCGCACCGAAGGACACGCCCAAGGACGTGGTCGCCAAGCTCAGCGACGCCTTCCGGCAGGTGCTGACCAGCGCCGACGTGCGCGAGCGCATGGTGAGCCAGGGGGCCGACCCCGCCTTTCTCGGCAGCGAGGAGTTCGCGCGCTTCCTGGCGACCGAAACGCCGCGGTGGGAGCAGGCCGTGAAGGCCTCGGGCGCTCGGATGGACTGA
- a CDS encoding LysR substrate-binding domain-containing protein, with amino-acid sequence MTMNLLWLDDFLVLAETGNFSRAADERHLTQPAFSRRIRALEEWLGTDLFDRSVQPAKLTEAGLWLRGVAQDLLAQVARLPGEARTVAEANASTLRLASTHALSLTFLPGWLSGLEARADVGRIQLDSDVLQRCESLLQQSKVHMVLCHAHAKAPGLLEASGYAFATVGSDEMIPVSAGDAQGKARSRLPEPRASQVPLLSYSEASGLGRIMRAVIGHDLEKLPVQTVFSAHLASVLRTMALEGRGIAWLPRTLIADDLAAHRLVEAAPPRWRIPLEIRLYRDAIRLGRAAEALWEEARQKAETDRMPAIG; translated from the coding sequence ATGACGATGAACCTGCTATGGCTGGACGACTTCCTGGTGCTCGCGGAAACAGGCAACTTCTCCCGCGCCGCGGATGAGCGCCACCTCACCCAGCCAGCGTTCAGCCGCCGAATCCGCGCCTTGGAAGAGTGGCTGGGGACGGACCTCTTCGACCGCAGCGTTCAACCTGCGAAGCTGACGGAAGCGGGCCTCTGGCTCCGGGGCGTGGCGCAGGACCTGCTCGCACAGGTCGCGCGGCTGCCGGGCGAGGCGCGCACCGTGGCGGAAGCCAACGCGAGCACGTTGCGCCTGGCCTCCACCCACGCGCTTTCGTTGACCTTTCTGCCGGGTTGGCTCAGCGGCCTCGAGGCGAGAGCCGACGTCGGGCGTATCCAGCTCGATTCGGATGTCCTGCAGCGCTGTGAATCGCTCTTGCAGCAGAGCAAGGTCCACATGGTGCTGTGCCATGCGCATGCCAAGGCGCCGGGTTTGCTGGAGGCCAGCGGCTATGCGTTCGCGACGGTCGGGAGCGACGAGATGATCCCGGTCTCTGCGGGCGATGCACAAGGGAAGGCAAGAAGCCGGCTTCCGGAGCCCCGCGCCAGCCAGGTGCCTTTGCTGAGCTACAGCGAAGCGTCAGGCCTGGGGCGCATCATGCGCGCCGTGATCGGGCACGACCTGGAGAAATTGCCGGTCCAGACCGTGTTCAGTGCGCACCTGGCGTCCGTGCTTCGGACGATGGCCCTGGAGGGGCGCGGGATTGCATGGCTGCCTCGGACGCTGATCGCCGACGACCTCGCCGCGCACCGGTTGGTGGAGGCGGCCCCGCCGCGATGGCGCATCCCGCTGGAGATTCGCCTCTACCGCGACGCCATCCGGTTGGGCAGAGCAGCCGAGGCGCTGTGGGAAGAGGCACGTCAAAAAGCAGAGACCGACCGCATGCCCGCCATAGGCTGA
- a CDS encoding mandelate racemase/muconate lactonizing enzyme family protein → MKIVEIREKTLPISSPIRNAYIDFSKMTLSLVAVITDVIRDGKPVVGYGFNSNGRYGQGKLMRERFIPRILEADPSSLVDATGDNLDPHKIWNAMFTNEKPGGHGERSVAIGTIDMAVWDAVAKIEGKPLFQLLADRYGDGKPNRKIFVYAAGGYYYPGQDHKKLQDEMRSYIDRGYTVVKKKIGGASLDEDLRRIDAIMDVLQDGQKLCVDANGRFDLETAIAYAKALSQYDLFWYEEPGDPLDFELQAALRNFYKNPMATGEDLFSMQDARNLIRYGGMRPDRDWLQFDCALSYGLVEYLRTLDMLKEHGWSASRCIPHGGHQMSLNIAAGLGLGGNESYPDLFQPFGGFPDGVKVDNSFVTLPDLPGIGFEGKADLYREMQALSA, encoded by the coding sequence ATGAAGATCGTGGAAATCCGGGAGAAGACACTCCCCATCAGCTCACCCATCCGCAACGCGTACATCGACTTCAGCAAGATGACGCTGAGCCTGGTCGCCGTGATCACCGACGTGATCCGCGACGGCAAGCCGGTCGTCGGCTACGGGTTCAATTCGAACGGCCGGTACGGCCAAGGCAAGCTGATGCGCGAGCGTTTCATCCCTCGCATCCTGGAAGCCGACCCTTCGTCGCTCGTCGATGCCACCGGCGACAACCTCGACCCGCACAAGATCTGGAACGCCATGTTCACCAACGAGAAGCCGGGCGGCCACGGCGAGCGCTCGGTGGCGATCGGCACGATCGACATGGCGGTCTGGGACGCGGTCGCCAAGATCGAAGGCAAGCCGCTGTTCCAGCTTCTCGCGGACCGCTACGGCGACGGCAAGCCCAACCGCAAGATCTTCGTCTACGCAGCCGGCGGCTACTACTACCCGGGCCAGGATCACAAGAAGCTGCAAGACGAGATGCGCAGCTACATCGATCGCGGCTACACCGTGGTGAAGAAGAAGATCGGCGGGGCCTCGCTCGACGAAGACCTGCGCCGCATCGACGCCATCATGGATGTGCTGCAGGACGGCCAGAAGTTGTGCGTCGACGCCAACGGCCGCTTCGACCTCGAAACGGCGATCGCCTATGCCAAGGCACTGTCGCAGTACGACCTGTTCTGGTACGAGGAGCCGGGCGACCCGCTCGACTTCGAACTGCAAGCGGCCCTGCGCAACTTCTACAAGAACCCGATGGCCACCGGCGAGGACCTGTTCTCGATGCAGGACGCGCGCAACCTGATCCGCTACGGCGGCATGCGCCCCGACCGCGACTGGCTGCAGTTCGACTGTGCGCTCAGCTATGGCCTGGTGGAGTACCTGCGCACGCTCGACATGCTCAAGGAACACGGCTGGTCGGCCAGCCGTTGCATCCCGCACGGGGGCCACCAGATGTCGCTCAACATCGCGGCCGGCCTCGGCCTGGGCGGCAACGAGTCATACCCCGACCTGTTCCAGCCGTTCGGTGGCTTTCCGGACGGCGTGAAGGTCGACAACAGTTTCGTCACGCTGCCCGACCTCCCCGGGATCGGCTTCGAAGGCAAGGCGGACCTGTACCGCGAGATGCAGGCGCTCTCGGCCTGA